The Candidatus Eremiobacterota bacterium genome segment AGTCGAGCTGCTCACGGCCTCGGGCGTTCCGGTCGTCAAGACGCTCGAGCTGCGCGGCGCTCCGGAGTACTACAGCGAGGAAGAGGCGGACCTCGGCACGCACCTGAAGATCGGCACGTACATCAGCTTCCGCAACGAAGGCGGACAGCTCGGGATCCCGCTCCCGATGGGCGCCGTGCGCGTCTACAAGCGCGACAACTCCGGGACCGCGCAGTACGTCGGTGCCGACGAGATCGACCACACGCCGAAGGGCGAAACGGTGCGCCTGCACCTCGGCGACTCGTTCGACGTGACCGCGAGCAAGAAACAGACCGACTTCCGTAGCCTCGGCCACAGCGTCTACGAGTCGGCGTACGCGATCGTCCTGCGCAACGCGAAAAAGACGCCGGAGACCGTGCAGGTAATCGAGCCGATCCCCGGCGACTGGACGATCGTCGCGTCGTCGCTGCCGCACCGCAAGAGTTCTGCATCGACGGCGACGTGGGCCGTGCGGGTCCCGGCCGAGGGCGCCGTCACCTTGACGTACCGGGTCCGCACGAAGGAGTAACCCTTGGGTACAAGCGCGAGGTGGTTCGCGGGACGACGCTTCGCAAGGCTGCACTCGGTGCGGCGACAGGCCTGACGCTCGGCTACGCGGCGGTGCGCGCGGCGCAAGCAGTGCGTGACCTCCGCACGCCGTACGCGCCGCGCGCCGACCGCGATCCGGGTCGCTACGGCGCCGCGCGGCGCGCGCTTGGTCTCGCAGGCGGCGCGCGCACCGTCGCGGCGCTCGCGACGGCCGCGTTCCTGCTCGCGGATCCGCTCGACCGCGCGCTGCGCCCGCTGCCGCGGCCGCTGCGCGCGCCGGCGTTCGCGCTGGTCCTGCTGGCGATCGAGGCGATGCGCGACCTCGGCACGGAGTACGTCGAAGGGCACGTCCTCGAACGCGTCTACGGTACCTCGGAACAGAGCGCGCGCGGGTGGCTCGCCGATCAGGCGAAGGGCACGGCAGTGGCCGCGGTGATCACGGCGCTGCTGGTCGCATTGGCCGACGCGGTCGTCGTGCGCACTCCGCGGCGCTGGCCGCTGATCGCGATCGCGGCGACGCCGCCACTGCTCGCGTTCGCGACCGTGATCGCGCCGACGTTCGTGATGCCGCTGTTCAACACGTACGAGCCGGTCAGCGGCGAGCTCGAGCAGCGCATCCGCGCGCTCGCCGAGCGCTACGGCGTCGGCAACGCGGCGATCCTGCGCTTCGACATGAGCCGCCAGACGAAGAAGGCGAACGCGTTCGTCACCGGCGTCCTCGGCACCGAGCGGATCGCGCTCGGCGACACGCTCGTCAGCGAGTTCGCCGACGACGAGACGCTGTACGTCGTCGCCCACGAGCTGGGCCACTACGTGCGCCGCGACCCGTGGCTTTCGATCGCCTTCGGGACCGCTTCGATCGGGGCGACGCTGCTCGGCGCCGACGCGGCGCTGCGCCGCACGACGAAGCGCGGCCTCGACTCACCGGCGCAAGGCGCGCGGCTCGCGTTCTACGCGACCCTTGCGCAGCTCGCGCTGCTCCCGCTCGCGAACGCATTCTCTCGCGCGATCGAGCGCCGCGCCGACCGCTTCGCGCTCGCGGCGACGAACCACCGCGACGCCGGCATCCGCGCATTCAAGCGCCTCGGCGAGCAGAACCTCGCCGAGCTGGAACCGCCGCGCTGGGCCGAGCTGCTCTTCTCCTCACACCCCTCCCTCGCGTCACGCATCCGCGCCCTCGAAGCGTAACGCTCAACGAAGCCTTACTTTCCGAATTTCAGACGCGATCCCGACATGGGTCCTCGCGCCCTTCGAGCGCGTCCAGCGTCTCCCAGCGCGCCGGGTAGAAACTACGTTCCATCGGAACCGCGGGCCAGCCGTAGAGATCGCGCAATGCGTGGTACGTCGGGGACGTCGGGAACGGGAAGGCGTCGAAGACCTCACGCCAACCGCGAAATAGTTCCACGGTGTCACGGTCGGGCGGTACGCCGAAATCGCCGGCAGCGCAGATGCGCTGGACGTAATCCGCGCGGTCGAGGTCGTCCTCGAACTCGTCGCCATGGTCGACGTCGGGATAAACGGTACGGTCGATCACTGACGGAGGTCTTCGTCCTTGACGTCGCCGACTCCGGGTCCGAGCTCGTCGCGACGAGCGGTGAACACATCCCGATACCATGCCCGCAGCCGCTCGGCGGCAGGGCGCTCGGCGGCGGGGATGCGCTCGATCGGTCGGCGTGCCTCGATCGTCGCCAAGTGCATCTTCACCCGCAAGCGGGCGTCTTCGATCTCGATCCCCGGACGCTTCGCGTTCCATAGTTGCCAGCAGCGGTCGATCGTGAGGAGTCCCGAGTCGACGATCTCCTTGATGTCAACGAAGTCGCGGGGCGCGCCCCGAGCGACCAGAGCCATCATTTTGGAGGCGACGTTGTCGTCCAGTGTCTCGATCGGGAAGCGGCCCCAAGGACTCGCCACCGGGGGATCAATTTCAACAGTGCGAACCGAGACCTGGAACGAGAAGGCCTTGTTGCCGCCGTCGAAGGCCTCCAAGGAGATCGTTTCGCCCCACGTGCGCTCGCGGACAGAGTATCCGAACTCAGCCGCAGTCTGCATAAATGCTTCGCGCGCAGCGGCGAGCGCATGCGGATCCTCGCGTGAGCGCCACCACGCGTCAACGTCCCCGGTCTCGCGATAATCGAGGTAATGCTTCAGCGCAAAGTAGCCGCCCAACACGAATTGTTCGGCCTGAGATTGACCCTGCAATCGTTCGAGAAATGCAGCGGCAAACGGGTTGAGGTGCTTAGGCTTGACGGGTTCCACGCCCTCAGGCACTCTTCAATTCGATCACAGTGGTCTTCGGCTCGCGTTCGACAACACGGTCGAGTACATCGCGATATGAGTTGTGCACGTCGGTTTTCCTTGCGTAGCCGTAGTCAAGATGCTACAATAGTAGCGCGCGTCACGCGCGAAAACACCTTGGTGACTCGGCCGGCGTTGCAGCGCCGACCGAGTCCGTCACCCGATGGAGTAGACCCACCGAATGACACACCGCCTATTCGGCGCATCCGCGCCGATCACCCCGCCTGCGTCATCCGCGCAGAATCAGGCTCGCCGGCACATCGCCCGTGGTGCGTGGCTTGTGGCACGGCTCGCCCGCCGTGAGCCGGTACGATATGAACATTATGCCGAGCGCTTCGGCCGTCCACGGCGCACGTTCTGCTGCGAAGTCGCCGCACTGCGCGATATCGGCATCGTGCGCGCGAGCGAGCTGCTCGATCGGCAGCGCCGGATCGGTGCCCGATGAAAAATGTCGTACCTTTCAAGGCACCCGAGCCGTTCCAACGGCTCGGAATCGATTGGACTAGAGCGGCCGCGACCGAGAGCGAACGACTCCTGCGCGAGGCATTCCTCACGCACGAAAGCTCGTGCGGACTGAGCGGACTCGTATCGCTCCTCCTGCTGTCCGTGGTCTCGCGGCGTCAAGGTGCTGTCGCGGAAGATCTTCAATCTGCCGCAGACTTCGCTGAAATCATCCTGGCGATGGAACTGCGCAAACACCAAGTCGACACCTTGGCTGCGGCACAATCTTACGTCTCGGCTAATGGCTCGATGTGGTCGTGACCGTGGCGGCAGGCCGTCGATTCAGGAACTGACGAGGCGAACAAACAGGCGTCATCGCCTCTCTCGCTGGTGTCGCGAACCGCCGGCAAAAGTCGGGCGTTGTAGGGCTCCCGACCGTCACTCGGCGTGCGCGATCAGCCGCAGCCGCAGTGACCCGGAGCGCTTGGGTTAAAGCGAGCGGTACGATTAGCGCTCGGCGCTCACAACGAATCGAAGAGAGGGGGCCGCGCCAGCGGTCCCCTCTCGACGTCTACGCGCTTTCGGCGAGCTGTTCGTCGCGCTCTTGGCGCATCATCAAGCGCCGCAAGCGTTGATCGGAGTTCACGCGCCGTTTGATCTGCTCCCGCATGCCAGGTCGAGCCAGAACAATAGCCGTGAGCGCCTCAGGCGAAACAAGTTTCTCAGCATCGTCCTCGGTCCAAAGTTTACCGTGCCCAACCATGAACGAAGCGCGGTACGTCATGACCGTGAACAGGATCTGAGCCGCGCAGACGAGTTCAACGATCTCGCGTACCTTCGGCTCGGCCTGTTCCTGGACTTCCTCCGACGAAAATGTGTTCGACAACGTTTCCGCAATGAGATGCTCCATAACGTCGAAGTCGCGGTTGACGTAGATGATGCCGCTCGGATACTGCGGCGTCGCGACACGAGCGTATTCGGCAGCGCGCCCACGGAATGCGAAGTTGTGTTCCTCTTCCGTCAGCAGCTTGATAGCCGGCCGTTTCTCGGGCTGGCGCTGCATCTTGCCGCGCATCGTTCCGTTCGTCACAACGCGCGTCGTGCGTCGCGTCTGCGGGGACGAACGACGCTTGATCTCACGGTTCGGGTCCGGCGTCTTTCGCGGCTTACGAGGGGCATCGGGGTCGGGCGAGTTACGTCCCGCCCCGCCACCCTCGGATCCGTTCATTCCTGACGTCGACTTTTTACGCTTCGTGCCGACCACCATCTGCGGCACCGAGAAATCGTCCTTCATCTCGGCGATGATCTTGTCGAGTTCCGTGTCGAAGTCGGTACTGCCGAGCTTGCTGCGGATGTATTGGTCGAGTTCCGGCGCCTGGTCCGGATAAACCTGAGCGAATTCGTCGGCCCACGCGTGCCACGGGAGGTGGCGCTTGTTCATACGCAGCGACGTGCGGTTCATATTGGACCGCACGTCGAGGGTCGGATCCGGCTCGACGACGAGACAGACGTTCTCCTGGCCGGCGAAGATGCCGAAGCGCTGCAGCATGTGCGCCGCGTCGACCTTCGTCGCGAGATCGAACTGCTCGCCCTGGTGGATGGCTGAAACGATGGCGTGATTTTTCGTCCCGGTGAGCCACGGGAAGTGGTAGCGACGGCGCTTGCGCTTTTCCGCGTTCGTCATCGGTCGGCCGGTCTCGCGGTTAATGACCGTCGGTTCGACCGGGTCGTCACCCTCGCCGAGCACCCACCAATGAACGTCGGCACCGGTAATGCGCACGGTGCCAGACATCGCGCCGAATCGCATCAGGAACTCTTTGGTTCCGCGGATGCGCCGAACGGTGAGCCCGCCCTTGCCGTCGGGCTCAATGCGCACCCGGAAACCGATCTCGTCGGGAATTTCGAAATACTGACGATTGAAGATATGGTTCAGCCAGTACGAGGTGTTTTCGCGCGCACGACCGTCCGCGCCGATCTCATCCCGGAGATCTTCGGGCATGATCGTCGTGTCGTCGGCCTCCGAGAAGCCGTGAAGGACCACGACGGTTCCGTGATCGCCGATGAAGTCGGGCTTCATCAACGCGATCTCTTCCGTCGAGAAGTGGTCTTCGTCAATCGGGATGACGCTACGCACCGCGAGGACGTTTCCGGCTTCATCCGTCTCCTCGACGTCGATGGTCCCGTAGATCGGAATGCCGTCCCGCTCATGCACTTTTCCGAGGGTCACGACGAAGCCCTCACCGTCGCGCCACGAACGGAATTCGACGCCGTGCGGATTGAAGCGCAACGTCGCGGCGCGCGCGCCGATACCGTAGTTCGCGTCGAGCGATTGCGTCTTGCCGCTCTTAAAGATCTGGTGCAGATCGCGCATCTGCGCCTCCGTCATGCCGATGCCATCGTCGGCGATGGCGAGCTTTTTCGCGCCGGTCTCCGCGAGCGTCAGCGGATCGGCGTACACTTCGATCCGACCCTTGTACCCCTCGTCGCGACGGGGAGAGCGAAGATACTCCAAGATCGCTTCAATGCTGTTCTTGGAGATTTCACGGTGCTGCTTGCCCGGACCGATGTCCTCACCAAACAGCTCAGCGAAGAACGAGGGCCCGCTGCCCTCAATCTTGAGTTCTGGCACTTTAGTTGTCCCTTCATGGCCCACATGAGCGGGCGAGAGTCGCCGTCGCCGAGACTCAGCAGAAAGGGTCGCCCCGACTGCGTTACCTCTGGATCGGCAGACCCCAGGTTAGAGACGAGAGGGGGAAGGTCCTTCCGAGGGGGCCGGTTTCCGACTCCGGTCCAATCTCGCTCTTGGGCGTTCCGGAGAGGTAGCCGTGCACGACCCGCCAGCGGTTGGCTTCGCGGCCCCGCCCAGTGATCTCGCTAATCGTGCTGAAGCGTGTGTCGCGCAAATCTATGAACTCACTCCTCGGACGCGAACCCGTCGCCGTGTTCCACGGTCGCGTGGGCGTCGAGCCAGCGGACGAAAGGGGCGGTGTCGCGGATGAAGTCACGGAAGACGGCGAACGCGCCGCGGTGGGTCAGCTCGCGGTCCGAGACGTCGCGGCGGACGAGGTAATTGCGCGCGCGGATCAGCGGGAGCCGCCGGTGGTGTTTCGGAAACCCGCGCGGCGTCACGCGCAGCGGCTCGGTGTCGAGCGGCAAGTACGGACGCATCACTTTCGCCGCCAGGATGCGGTCGAAGGCGCGCGCGTCGGCGCCGTCGGCCGCGAACGTGCTGCGCAGCGCGTGCAGCGCCGGCTTCACCGGGACATAGATGCCGGACGAAACGTGCGTGTCGCCGGGCGCGAGGTGGACGTAGTAGCCGGCGAACGCACCGTCCTTTCCGCCCGGCGACATCCAGGCGGAGAGCCACGGTTTGTACGGATCGCGCTGCTTGTGGAAGCGCGTGTCGTTCGCGATCCGAAACGTGCACGCGCGCGGATCGACGTGCCTCAACCGCTCGTCGGCCTGGCTTCCCGCCAGCAGCAGCATTGTCACGAGGTCTTCCCATGCGTGCCGAACGTGTTCGTCCCACGCCTCGCGGTTCGAGTGGAACCACGCGCGGTCGTTGTTCTTCTTCAGCCCGCGCAGAAATCGGAACGTCACGTTCAAATCGAGCGGGTCGGAGCGCTTCGCCGCCACGTAACCTCAAGCAGCCGTCAGCACGACTTCGAGTGCCCCGCCACGCGAAGGCTCCGTGCGATCCGAGCTGCGGCGGCGTCGTCCTTCGCATACGTCATGTCGACGTAATGGACCCTGCCGGTTTCACCCGGTGAGAGCTCGATGGTGGCGTAACTATTTTCACTCCAGGGGGCCTGCGCATCGTCGATTTGGCCCCGCACGCCGTTCAGGCAGTAGGTCCTTCCCCACGGTAAAGGCGGCGGATTATCACCATATGTCGCCCCAGATAGCACGATGTTAAGTTCCGCGGCTCCGGTCGGCGGTCGCAAACGGTACGCGAATTCGTGGATGCCGAACGGGTACATGTCGGTGGACCAGCCTGGAGGCAGTTCGATTGAGACGCCAGCCTGGAGTGAGGCCCGTCCACCGGACAGTCGCGGAAGCCGTACGTCAACCTTCGTGTCGAGCAGCTCGAGGAGACGCGACTGCCAGATCGCCGGCAACGTGTGAGTCCCATGGCCGCGCGTTTCCGGCGTGATCGGCAAGAGCACGAACCGCCCGTGGCGGACGTGCTTGATCTCGCGCTCCACCACGCCGAGCTCGGGTGGGTTGATCTGGTCGTCGGCGCTGTTGATCGCCAGCAGGGGCGCCGTGATCTTGCCGAGGTCGGGTTGCGGGTTGTAGTCGCGCGAGGACTCGAACTGGTAAATCATGTCGTTGGCGTCGTAGCGCGTGACCAGCTTCTTGACGGTGTTCTCGTAGTACGCGTCGGCTGCGTCGCGTGTCGGGAGCAGCGTTTGGTCGTAGAGCGGCGCCGAGCCCAAGAACCACAGCATGTCGACCGCCGCCTTGAGCCCGTGCGGCTCGGTCTGGTACTCGCCGCCGGCGTAGCCGGGATCGTTGCGGAGGTCGTCGACGATCATGTCGCGCCAGACGCGGTTGCGGCCGCTGATCTGGATCGGCAAGCTCGCCAGCGGCATCAGCGCGTCCATCATCGTGGGGTAACTCTCGCCCCACAGCCAGGTCTGCATCCCGCCCATCGAGGTTCCCATGACCAGCCGCAGGTGATCGACGTGCAGCACTTCGGTCAGGACATCGTGCTGCGCGCGCACCATGTCGCGATAGCCGTAGTGCGGGAAGCGCGCGTGCAGTCCGTCGCTCGGCTTCGAAGACTTGCCGTGACCGATCCCGTCGGTGATGACGATGAAGTACTTCGACGCATCGAGGATGCCGCCCGGCACGAACAGCACGCCGGCGAAGCGGTCGCTCAGGAACTGGTTCACATCGCCGCCCGTGCCGTGCAGAATCAGCACCGCGTTGTCGACGTGACCGGCCGCGTTGCGGTGCGGCGTGCCGAGTGTGACGTAGTGCAACCGCAAGTTCTTCAGCGTCTCGCCGTCAGCGAACCGAAACTCCGGAACGACGTACGCCCCGTCCGCGGGCTGCGGCCACGCGGCTGCGCCGGCCGGTGCCGCCAGGCCGCAGACGAAGGCGAGCGCGAGAACGATTCGGGCGAGCACGGACCGCACTTTATGCGCCGAACCCCGCCCGTCCCGCACGGACGACATGGTCGGTCCGCGAGTCATTTGCGAAAGAATTCGCCGGCTGGGCCGGAACAGCCGTCGGACGGCATTTTCGCACGAGAGGGCTCACATGGCGTTGCGCAGCGCAGAGTGGTTCGGGAAACGTGACCGCGACGGCTTCATTCACCGGAGCTGGATGCGCGCCGAAGGGTTCGCGCCGGACGTGTTCGACGGGCGGCCGGTGATCGGCATCTGCAACTCGTGGTCGGAGCTGACGTCGTGCAACGTCCACTTGCGGCGCGTCGCCGAGTCGGTGAAGCGCGGCGTGTGGGAAGCGGGAGGCTGGCCGCTCGAGTTTCCGACGATCTCGCTCGGAGAGACGTACATGCGGCCGACGACGATGCTCTTCCGCAACCTGATGAGCATGGACGTCGAGGAGTCGATTCGCGCCAACCCCGTCGACGGCGTCGTGCTGCTCAGCGGCTGCGACAAGACGACGCCCGCGCAGTTGATGGGCGCGGCGAGCGTCGATCTGCCGGCGATCATGGTCACCGGCGGCCCGATGCTGAACGGCAAGTACCGCGGCGGCGAGATCGGTTCGGGGACGATGGTGTGGCAGTTTTCCGAAGAGGTGCGCGGCGGCAAGAAGACGTGGGAAGATTTCTTCGACGCCGAAGCCGGCCAGTCGCGCAGCAACGGACACTGCATGACGATGGGAACCGCCTCCACGATGGCGAGCATGGCGGAGGCGCTCGGCATCGCACCGAGCGGAAATGCGGCGATTCCCGCCGTGGACTCCCGGCGCTATGCGCTCGCGCAGCTCGCCGGACGGCGCATCGTCGAGATGGTGCGCGAGGACCTACGCATGTCGAAGATCCTCACCCGCGCGGCGTTCGAGAACGCGATCCGCGTGAACGCCGCGATCGGCGGCTCGACGAACGCGGTCGTCCATCTGCTCGCGATCGCCGGCCGAATCGGCGTCCCGCTCCAGCTCGACGACTTCGACACGCTCGCGCACGACCTGCCGCTGCTGGTCGATCTGCAGCCCTCGGGCCGCTTTTTGATGGAAGACTTCTACTATGCCGGCGGCGTCCCGGCGGTCGTGCGCGAGCTCGGCACCCTCATTCATCGCGACGCGCTCACGGTGAGCGGCAAGACGATCGGCGAGATGACGGCCGACGCGCCGTGCTGGAACCGCGAGGTGATTCGCCCGCTGAACGA includes the following:
- a CDS encoding nucleotidyl transferase AbiEii/AbiGii toxin family protein is translated as MEPVKPKHLNPFAAAFLERLQGQSQAEQFVLGGYFALKHYLDYRETGDVDAWWRSREDPHALAAAREAFMQTAAEFGYSVRERTWGETISLEAFDGGNKAFSFQVSVRTVEIDPPVASPWGRFPIETLDDNVASKMMALVARGAPRDFVDIKEIVDSGLLTIDRCWQLWNAKRPGIEIEDARLRVKMHLATIEARRPIERIPAAERPAAERLRAWYRDVFTARRDELGPGVGDVKDEDLRQ
- a CDS encoding DUF2461 domain-containing protein, which gives rise to MAAKRSDPLDLNVTFRFLRGLKKNNDRAWFHSNREAWDEHVRHAWEDLVTMLLLAGSQADERLRHVDPRACTFRIANDTRFHKQRDPYKPWLSAWMSPGGKDGAFAGYYVHLAPGDTHVSSGIYVPVKPALHALRSTFAADGADARAFDRILAAKVMRPYLPLDTEPLRVTPRGFPKHHRRLPLIRARNYLVRRDVSDRELTHRGAFAVFRDFIRDTAPFVRWLDAHATVEHGDGFASEE
- a CDS encoding dihydroxy-acid dehydratase, which produces MALRSAEWFGKRDRDGFIHRSWMRAEGFAPDVFDGRPVIGICNSWSELTSCNVHLRRVAESVKRGVWEAGGWPLEFPTISLGETYMRPTTMLFRNLMSMDVEESIRANPVDGVVLLSGCDKTTPAQLMGAASVDLPAIMVTGGPMLNGKYRGGEIGSGTMVWQFSEEVRGGKKTWEDFFDAEAGQSRSNGHCMTMGTASTMASMAEALGIAPSGNAAIPAVDSRRYALAQLAGRRIVEMVREDLRMSKILTRAAFENAIRVNAAIGGSTNAVVHLLAIAGRIGVPLQLDDFDTLAHDLPLLVDLQPSGRFLMEDFYYAGGVPAVVRELGTLIHRDALTVSGKTIGEMTADAPCWNREVIRPLNEPLKERAGIAVLRGNLAPDGAVIKPSAATPALLTHRGRAVVFESIEDFKARIDDPQLDVDETCVLVLKGAGPRGYPGMPETGNLPLPPKLLAKGVTDMVRISDARMSGTAYGTVVLHTSPESAAGGPLALVQNGDRIELDVPNRRVELLVDNAEIARRRAAWKPAPPAFARGYAKLYTEHVLGADRGADFDFLVGGSGSAVAREMH
- a CDS encoding M48 family metalloprotease — translated: MVRGTTLRKAALGAATGLTLGYAAVRAAQAVRDLRTPYAPRADRDPGRYGAARRALGLAGGARTVAALATAAFLLADPLDRALRPLPRPLRAPAFALVLLAIEAMRDLGTEYVEGHVLERVYGTSEQSARGWLADQAKGTAVAAVITALLVALADAVVVRTPRRWPLIAIAATPPLLAFATVIAPTFVMPLFNTYEPVSGELEQRIRALAERYGVGNAAILRFDMSRQTKKANAFVTGVLGTERIALGDTLVSEFADDETLYVVAHELGHYVRRDPWLSIAFGTASIGATLLGADAALRRTTKRGLDSPAQGARLAFYATLAQLALLPLANAFSRAIERRADRFALAATNHRDAGIRAFKRLGEQNLAELEPPRWAELLFSSHPSLASRIRALEA
- a CDS encoding alpha/beta fold hydrolase encodes the protein MSSVRDGRGSAHKVRSVLARIVLALAFVCGLAAPAGAAAWPQPADGAYVVPEFRFADGETLKNLRLHYVTLGTPHRNAAGHVDNAVLILHGTGGDVNQFLSDRFAGVLFVPGGILDASKYFIVITDGIGHGKSSKPSDGLHARFPHYGYRDMVRAQHDVLTEVLHVDHLRLVMGTSMGGMQTWLWGESYPTMMDALMPLASLPIQISGRNRVWRDMIVDDLRNDPGYAGGEYQTEPHGLKAAVDMLWFLGSAPLYDQTLLPTRDAADAYYENTVKKLVTRYDANDMIYQFESSRDYNPQPDLGKITAPLLAINSADDQINPPELGVVEREIKHVRHGRFVLLPITPETRGHGTHTLPAIWQSRLLELLDTKVDVRLPRLSGGRASLQAGVSIELPPGWSTDMYPFGIHEFAYRLRPPTGAAELNIVLSGATYGDNPPPLPWGRTYCLNGVRGQIDDAQAPWSENSYATIELSPGETGRVHYVDMTYAKDDAAAARIARSLRVAGHSKSC